AATGTATTATTGTAGTACCAAACAAATCTTTGTGACTATAGCAATACCTCGAATGCAGAGGTGAAGCTGCTGATGGAATGATTCTCCATTGTTTGACTAACTTATTCTATGACTTGACTATTTTCATTTGAGTTTTTGTTTCTGACTTTTATATGCATGTCCAGCTGAGAGGAGGAGACGTTCTGAACAAGCGCATCAATCCGCTACTGCCAATGGTACAAGAGCTGAGAGTAATGGTGGCCCTACTGTAAGTTCACTATGGCTGGATGTTATGTTATTGAGTTGCTTCTatctctttctatctttttttaTCTCTGTCTCTAATACTCTCATAGAGACACCCTTGCTTGCATCCACACAAGTTGTCAGTTTTTTCAGTTGGAGGCTTTCTTGGTTTTGGGCGAGGGAGGTGAATTAAAATGGACAATTATTAAGTTTCCAAAATGCTATTGGACATGATATGTTGCATTGTATTGCCATGTGATTCACCCGTCTAATATAGATGcattcaaatttcttttctttcttctcattgTGTGTACTTAACAGACTTCAACTACGTGTGGATTCCTTTGTGCTTTGGGACAACAGTAACTTATGGTGAAAATGCTGCTACCTTTTATGTGTAGGCTAACTTTGGGAAACCAGGTGCACACGAAGCTACTGCAGCTCCAAATAACATACTTTTTATACAGAATTTGCCCTATGAGACGACAACTACGATGCTTCAATTGCTCTTCACACAGTATCCCGGTTTCAAGGAAGTTCGAATGATCGAAGCAAAACCAGGTATCGCCTTTGTAGAGTTTGACGATGATGTGCAGTCCTCTGTTGCCATGCAGGCCCTTCAGGGTTTCAAAATCACTGCTCAGAATGCCATGGCTATTGCTTTTGCCAAGAAGTAACTATGCTAAGCATCATGTGAGTGTTGattggattttgaaagataaaatACTCATTCCCATGGCCATGACAAGGTGAGGAATCGATTATGTCAATGTCACATTAGACTCCATtttgacaattttattgaagctttccatttttctgttttgctttgacagtcaaaatttgttttgtgaccagccttgttaTTTTGTTCGGAGTTTGACCCCCAACTGATTGCAATCTTCATGGACGTATTCTGTTGGAGTAAAATAACAtgagaaaagacaaaaacaagaacaaaattagACTTCTTATGTCAATTCAAACTATGTGTTAAAAATCTTTGACTCCACCCATGTCCATCATCTTCCTTCAAAATTATACCAAAATCTGTTGAATCTTGACATTCTATTCTCTTCTTATTATGTAAGTGATCAACCTCCCTGTGATACTATCCAGATATTTTGGACAAGTATCAGCTATTTTTAAGGGTGATTCCAAAGTATACATTTTCTTGCTATTTTTAAGGGTGATTCCAAAGTATACATTTTCTTGCGATGCTTTGCAGTTTCTAGTATAATTTTGGCTGCCCTGCGGACTTTTCGGGACGTACGAGATTCACATAACTCTATGGTTGAACTATTTCCGGATTACTGGTTAACTTGTCTAATCCAACGGAATGGGAggggttctttttttttgaactgaaaaTGGTAGAGTTATGTTGAATTGGCCACTTATAGACTCTCTGGTAAAACCGACAACAATACTCCATAAGTAGAGTGTTGAAACTTGTTACTACGAGTAGTATTTAATACTTCAGGCTTTTGTTGGGATTTCCTATTCCAATTCTATTCGGGCCAATGAAAGCTCGCATCGCAGTACCAAGTTTTTGTGGTTCGGTTTAATTCGCTTAAATTCACGAGGAAGAGAAATTACAATGTtaaatgaacaaaatgcatAAATGTAATTCTCACTCTCCtgcatctctatttttttttttgcgcacGAATAAAGATGGTACTCCTTCTGTCCCTTTTAAATGGCCAGTTTCgttttttcaacttattaaggagatATAAACATTATTgaatctttcacatcaactttgaTCATCCAACTTTATCTATTAacttttcaaaggaaaaaaagaataattgtaCAAACTTTTGTCCATTAGCTTATTAAAATTG
The sequence above is a segment of the Rhododendron vialii isolate Sample 1 chromosome 13a, ASM3025357v1 genome. Coding sequences within it:
- the LOC131314248 gene encoding U2 small nuclear ribonucleoprotein B''-like, with protein sequence MLSGDIPPNQTIYIKNLNEKVKKEELKRSLYALFSQYGRILDLVALKTAKLRGQAWVAFSEVTAASNAVRQMQNFPFYDKPMRIQYAKTKTDCVAKEDGTYVPRDKKKKQEEKAERRRRSEQAHQSATANGTRAESNGGPTANFGKPGAHEATAAPNNILFIQNLPYETTTTMLQLLFTQYPGFKEVRMIEAKPGIAFVEFDDDVQSSVAMQALQGFKITAQNAMAIAFAKK